The Rhodothermales bacterium genome contains the following window.
AGTCGAACGTAGCCGAGACATCCTCGCCATGAACCAGCGAGGCGAAACCGGACGGATCGAGCGCGATGTTCGAGATCCCATGTTCACCGAAATGGATCTGGACATCGACGAAAAACTCCATGATGATCTCGGTCTGGTCGTCGTTCAGCATCTGGAACCGAATCTGATCGACCGTGACGTCACCGCCGGTGATCGTGAACGTGCCGTTTCCGGCGCCGCTGCCGGTGGGGTATAACGGCGAGCCGCTCGCGGTATAACCCGGCGTAAGTGCACCCTCGGTAAAGGGACGGGCGAAAATCCGAACGCCGCCGGCGCGGCCCGTCGCGTATGCGAAACTGATTTCGACGTTCTGGTTGTGGGTTAGATAGGAGGGGCTGGGCTGGGCAATGCGGATGCCGGAGATGGAGTCGGCCAGGGCCGGAGAAACGGCCAGCAACCCTGCCGCCGTAAAAAGAAGCGCGTTGTAAAGGAATGTTCTCATGATTGCGAAGCGGTAGTGAGAAAGAGAGCGTCAACAACCCATGCGCATTCGCTCCGCCAGATCCGACATCGGGCTCCGATGCGCCGTAGCGATGCGCGGCGTATATTGCGGAGCCCCTACCGCCAATCGCCTACACCCGTACCCATGTTCGCCCATCGCGCTGCTCGCTCCGGCCCTGCCGGAATGACCCTCATCGCCTTCGCGCTCGTTCTGGTTGGCTGCGATCAGCCCCGTGAACGAGCGGCCGACCTCGTTTTAACCAACGGTCGGATCGTCACGGTAGACTCCCTCCTTCCGGAAGCCCAGGCCCTCGCGGTGCGGGGAGACCGAATCCTCGCCCTGGGCAGTTCGGACGACATGGCCGACTATATCGGCGAGGACACGGAGGTCATCGACCTCGCCGGCCGGCTCGCGATACCCGGTTTTATCGAGGGGCACGGGCATTTCCTGGGCATCGGGCAGGCCAAGATGATCCTCGACCTCACCCAGGCGCACAGCTGGCAGGAGATGGTCGACATGGTGGCCGAGGCCGCCCGGCAGGCCGAACCCGGCGAGTGGATCCTGGGACGCGGCTGGCATCAGGAGAAATGGGATGAAACCCCGGCCGGCAGCGTCGACGGCGTCCCGACGCACCACGGCATGAGCGCCGTCTCCCCGGATAACCCGGTCTTCCTGTCTCACGCCAGCGGGCACGCCGCGTTTGCCAACGCGCTCGCCCTCCAGCTGGGCCGCGTCAGTCCCGAAACGCCCGATCCCGCCGGCGGCGAAATCGTGCACGACGACCGCGGCGAGCCGACCGGTCTGCTGCGCGAGACGGCCCAGGGGCTCGTCCGGCAGGCGCTCAACGCCTACATGGAACAGCGCACGCCCGAACAGATCGAGGCCGACCTCCGCAAACAGGTCGAACTCGCCGGCGCCGCCGCCCTCGCCAACGGCATCACGTCGTTCCAGGATGCGGGCTCCACCTTCGAAGAGATCGACTTCTTCAAACGCCTGGCGGATGAAGGCGCGTTGCCCGTGCGGCTCTATGTGATGGTCCGCGGCGAAACCCCTGAAACGCTGGACGCCCGGATGGACGACTATTTCATGCCGGATTATGGCGACAACTGGCTCAGCGTCCGCTCGATCAAACTGGTGATGGATGGCGCGCTGGGCCCCCACGGCGCGTGGTTGCTCGAACCCTACGAGGACATGCCCAAAAGCGCCGGCCTCAATCTCTCCCCCATCGCCGAGCTCGAAGCGGCCGCCAACGTCGCCATCGCCCACGGCTACCAGGTCAACATCCACGCCATCGGCGACCGGGCCAACCGCGAGGTGCTCGACATCTACGAACGGGTCTTCGCCGCTCATCCAGACGCGCCGCCCCTCCGGTGGCGCATCGAACACGCCCAGCACCTGCATCCGGACGATGTACGGCGGATGGCCGACCTCGGCGTCGTGGCGGCCATGCAGGGCGTCCACGCCACCTCCGACGGGCCCTGGGTGCTGAAGCGGCTCGGCGAACGGCGCGCCCGGGAAGGAGCCTACGTCTGGCAGGATCTCTGGCAGGCCGGCGTCGTCGTGGGCAATGGCACCGACGCGCCGGTAGAGGACGTGAGCGCCATCGCGAGCTACTATGCGACCGTGAGCCGGCGCATGAACAACGGCGAGATCTTCTTCCCCGAACAACGCCTCTCACGCATGCAGGCGCTCGAATCCTACACCCTCAACAACGCCTACGCCGCATTCGAGGAAGACCTGAAAGGGTCGCTGGCTCCCGGCAAACTCGCGGACATCGCCGTACTCTCGCGGGATATGCTCACGATACCCGAGGACGAAATCCCCGAAACGACCGTCGACTTCACCATCCTGGGCGGCCGAATCGCCTACCGGGCCGATTAGCTGCGCAGCAGGGCGTGCATTTTAATACACTAATTTTGTACAATTCCGGGGCAACGAGCACGCGAAACCTTGAATTCAGGCCGTTTTCGGACCCACGCGGTCTGTGGAGTAGCGTTTGTTCTAATCCTACCGCCGGTGCGGAATGCCTTCGGGCTCCGTCGCGCGTTTTTTACCATCCATCGCCAACCTATACCCGATGAACCTTCTCAACAGTGTGCTCCAGAACGGCGCCGTGCTTCAACAGATGGCCCAGCAGCTGAATCTGAACCCATCCCAGGTGCAGAGCGCCGTGACGCATATGCTGCCGGCCCTGTCCCGCGGCATCCAGAAAAACATTTCGTCCCCGAGCGGTCTCGAAGGCCTCCTGGGCGCGCTCTCGAAAGGCAGCCACGCGCAGTATGTCGAAAACCCGAACATGCTCGGAGCCGCTGAGACGATCCAGGACGGCAACGCCATCCTCGGCCACATCCTCGGCAGCAAGGACGTGAGCCGCAACGTGGCCGGCCACGCCGCCCAGGAAACGGGCCTCGACGCCGGTCTGCTGAAGAAGATGCTTCCGATGCTCGCGACGGTCGTGATGGGATCCCTCAGCAAGAAGACGTCGAACGCCGGCCTGCTCGAAGGCCTCGCGGGCGCCATGGGCGGCGGCAACAGCGGCGGCGGGCTCCTCGGCGGACTCCTCAAGGGTCTCGCCGGCGGCGGCCAGCGCTCGGCCGGCAACCCGGCGCTCGACATGCTCGGCGGCTTCCTCGACGCCGATAAGGACGGCTCGGTCGTGGACGACCTGCTCGGCATGGCGAAGAAGTTCTTCTAGCCAGACGCCCTTCCCCGATACAGACGACCGCTCCTCCCCGGATTCGATCCGACGGGGCAGGTCGCCGAATCGCCAGGCTCCGTGCGCAACGCGCGGAGCCTGTTTTATTTTTCCCGCTCCCGCAGGGCCGCCAGCAGCCGGCGGTGCACGCCGCCGAACCCGCCGTTGCTCATGATCAGCACCACGTCGCCCGGCGCCACGAGTTCGAGCAGCAGGGCAAGCATCGCATCCGGACTGTCCGCCCGGTGGGCATCCACGCCCCGGCGACACAGGGAGTCGACCACCACCTGCGGGTCCAGGAAATCGGCGGCGTTGTCGTTATGGCGAAACGGCGGGGTACAGATGCAGGACACATCCGCCTGAACGAGCGCCTCGATATAGGTCTGCTCGAACGCCTTGCGCCGGCTCGTGTTGGTGCGCGGCTCGAATACCGCCACCAGCCGGCGACCGGGATTCGCATCCCGCACGGCGTCGACGGTGACGCGCACGGCGGTGGGATGGTGCGCGAAGTCGTCGAGCACGCGCACCCCGTTCGCTTCGCCGAGCACTTCCTGGCGGCGCACCATGCCGGGAAACGAGCCCAGTCCGGCGCGCAGGGCGTCCATATCCAGCCCCTCATCCAGCGCCAGCGCGCAGACGGCCAGCGCGTTGCTCAGGTTGTGCCGGCCAAACAGGGGAAGGTGAAGCCGGCCGCGCGTCGTGCCGTCCACCACCAGATCGAACGACTGCCCCCGGGCATCGACGGCGACATGGGCGCAGGTGACCGCGTTGCCGGGGCTCAAACCGTACAGAACCACCCGGCTGCGGGCCTCGGCGGCGAGTTCGCGGACCGGGTCGTGGTCGCCGCAAAGCGCCAGCAGGCCGGCCTCGGGGACGAGCCGGGCGAACGAGACAAACGCCTCCCGGTACGACGCCCAGTCGGGATAGATATCCGTGTGGTCCAACTCCATCGACGTCACGATACCGCTCGTCGGCTGGTAGTGGACGAATTTCGGTCGCTTATCGAAATAGGCGCAATCGTACTCGTCACCCTCCACCACGAAATGCGGCCCGCTGCCGATGCCAAAGCTGGTCTGCATGCCCTGCAGCACGCCGCCGACCAGAAAGCCGGGGTCACGCCCGGCCGAACGCAGTACGTGTACAAGCAACCCGGTCGTGGTCGTTTTGCCGTGCGTTCCGGCAACCACGAGCGAACGCCGGCCCGTGAGAAAGAGGTGGGAAAGCGTCTCGGGAAACGACAGCTGCACCAGCCCGCGATCGCGCGCCGCGGCGGCTTCGGGGTGCGTCGGGGTACAGGCGTTGCCCACGACCACCAGATCGGGCGGAGGATCGAGATGCGCCGCGTCGTAGCCTTCGACGACGTGGATGCCGGCTTCCGCCAGCCGGGTGCTCATGGGCGGGTAGACCGCTTGATCCGAGCCCGAAACCGCGTAGCCGGCCTCTTTCAGCAAGCCGGCCAGCGACCCCATGCCGGTGCCGCAGATGCCGATGAGATAGACGGTGCGCAGCGCGTCCGGAGCGGGGGCGGGCGGGCGCTCGAAGACGCGCAGGTGCGCGTCGGGCAACAGGGCGATGTTCATTCCGACGATGTACGATCCGTTTCTACCGGGCGGGTAACCGGTGCGTCCCGGCCCGGGCTGATGGCCTCGCCGCCTTCCGTGACGAGCCCCAGCCGGCGCGCGCGACGCGTCCATTGCTGCCGCGCCCACTCCTGGAGGTCCTTGATGTTGTCGGCCTCGTCGACGATCTCCATGCCGAGCAGCGTTTCGACGACATCCTCCATCGTGACGATGCCGGCAAAGCCCCCGTATTCATCCACCACCATGGCGATATGATCCAGCCGGTCGAGCAAGCGATCGAGCAGGGCCGAAATCGGCAGCGCGTCCGGCACCACCATGATCTCGCGCGCCAGCTTCGCAAGCTGCATGCTCCCGTTCCCCTGCGCCGCCTTGAGCAGCATGTCGTCCTTCAACACGTACCCCACGACGTGGTCGCGGCTTTCGCGGTAGACGACGATGCGGGAAAAACGAAACTCTTCGTGCGCCGCCATGACCTCGTCGATGGTCATCGCCTCGGACAGCGCGAAGACCACGATGCGCGGCGTCATGATATCCTTGACGCGGATGGTCGTAAAGCGGAACAGGTTCTTGAGGATCCGCGATTCGTTTTCGTGGAAGACCCCCTCCTGCTGACCCACCTCCGCCAGCGCCGTAAATTCCTCGCGGCTGAACGAGGAGCCGCGCTTGTTGCGCGCCAGCAGCAGCGTGATGCCCTGGGAGAGCTTGACGAGCGGCCACAGGATCCAGATGAGCGGCGTCAGGATGCGCACGACGATCGGGGCGAGCCGGCGCCAGTACAGCGCGCCGACCGTTTTCGGGATGATCTCCGAAAACACGAGGATGATAAACGTCAGGATGGCGGAAAACACCCCGACGACCTGGTTGTCGAACACGATCGCGGCCTGCGCGCCGGCGCCGGCGGCGCCCATCGTATTGGCCATGGTGTTCATACTGAGGATGGCCGCCAGCGGCCGGTCGATGTGCGCCTTGAGCGCACGGATCTGCTTTCCGAGCGGCCGGCCTTCCTGCTCGAGACGCGCGATGTAGGAAGGCGTTATGCTCAGAATAACCGCCTCCATGATCGAACACAGGAAGGAGACACCGGTCGCCAGAAGTACGTACAGGATTAGCAGAGTCATGCGGGCTTCAACGACCTACCTTCGCTTTGGATGCGCCATCGAGAGGGCTCACAGGAACTTCAGCCTTGCTTTTTGCGC
Protein-coding sequences here:
- a CDS encoding amidohydrolase codes for the protein MFAHRAARSGPAGMTLIAFALVLVGCDQPRERAADLVLTNGRIVTVDSLLPEAQALAVRGDRILALGSSDDMADYIGEDTEVIDLAGRLAIPGFIEGHGHFLGIGQAKMILDLTQAHSWQEMVDMVAEAARQAEPGEWILGRGWHQEKWDETPAGSVDGVPTHHGMSAVSPDNPVFLSHASGHAAFANALALQLGRVSPETPDPAGGEIVHDDRGEPTGLLRETAQGLVRQALNAYMEQRTPEQIEADLRKQVELAGAAALANGITSFQDAGSTFEEIDFFKRLADEGALPVRLYVMVRGETPETLDARMDDYFMPDYGDNWLSVRSIKLVMDGALGPHGAWLLEPYEDMPKSAGLNLSPIAELEAAANVAIAHGYQVNIHAIGDRANREVLDIYERVFAAHPDAPPLRWRIEHAQHLHPDDVRRMADLGVVAAMQGVHATSDGPWVLKRLGERRAREGAYVWQDLWQAGVVVGNGTDAPVEDVSAIASYYATVSRRMNNGEIFFPEQRLSRMQALESYTLNNAYAAFEEDLKGSLAPGKLADIAVLSRDMLTIPEDEIPETTVDFTILGGRIAYRAD
- a CDS encoding DUF937 domain-containing protein, with translation MNLLNSVLQNGAVLQQMAQQLNLNPSQVQSAVTHMLPALSRGIQKNISSPSGLEGLLGALSKGSHAQYVENPNMLGAAETIQDGNAILGHILGSKDVSRNVAGHAAQETGLDAGLLKKMLPMLATVVMGSLSKKTSNAGLLEGLAGAMGGGNSGGGLLGGLLKGLAGGGQRSAGNPALDMLGGFLDADKDGSVVDDLLGMAKKFF
- a CDS encoding Mur ligase family protein, with product MNIALLPDAHLRVFERPPAPAPDALRTVYLIGICGTGMGSLAGLLKEAGYAVSGSDQAVYPPMSTRLAEAGIHVVEGYDAAHLDPPPDLVVVGNACTPTHPEAAAARDRGLVQLSFPETLSHLFLTGRRSLVVAGTHGKTTTTGLLVHVLRSAGRDPGFLVGGVLQGMQTSFGIGSGPHFVVEGDEYDCAYFDKRPKFVHYQPTSGIVTSMELDHTDIYPDWASYREAFVSFARLVPEAGLLALCGDHDPVRELAAEARSRVVLYGLSPGNAVTCAHVAVDARGQSFDLVVDGTTRGRLHLPLFGRHNLSNALAVCALALDEGLDMDALRAGLGSFPGMVRRQEVLGEANGVRVLDDFAHHPTAVRVTVDAVRDANPGRRLVAVFEPRTNTSRRKAFEQTYIEALVQADVSCICTPPFRHNDNAADFLDPQVVVDSLCRRGVDAHRADSPDAMLALLLELVAPGDVVLIMSNGGFGGVHRRLLAALREREK
- a CDS encoding hemolysin family protein, with the protein product MTLLILYVLLATGVSFLCSIMEAVILSITPSYIARLEQEGRPLGKQIRALKAHIDRPLAAILSMNTMANTMGAAGAGAQAAIVFDNQVVGVFSAILTFIILVFSEIIPKTVGALYWRRLAPIVVRILTPLIWILWPLVKLSQGITLLLARNKRGSSFSREEFTALAEVGQQEGVFHENESRILKNLFRFTTIRVKDIMTPRIVVFALSEAMTIDEVMAAHEEFRFSRIVVYRESRDHVVGYVLKDDMLLKAAQGNGSMQLAKLAREIMVVPDALPISALLDRLLDRLDHIAMVVDEYGGFAGIVTMEDVVETLLGMEIVDEADNIKDLQEWARQQWTRRARRLGLVTEGGEAISPGRDAPVTRPVETDRTSSE